Proteins co-encoded in one Halorussus vallis genomic window:
- a CDS encoding bacterio-opsin activator domain-containing protein — translation MAGDADYLTTAQYERLRRRTDTYREDLVVALAGQVGLRPSELTRVRPVDLREYGRGRDGETHFLLDVPEGDGESRTAYVPHEVAHDLRKYANANDVDAREPVVDVSARRVQMLVADVADRTDDLRDVTCRDLRQHFAHRLLREESVDPRVVRAVGGWASLESLSPYLDAPTADEVVAAFADESRKPRPGSPPGPAGRDSSRRPFRPVDARSDDRFACLTSLGEALAGASTTEEAEEAACERLADVYRGVWVCDERGEVRASTAPPGTDEAVAAAVADAASAADWPPSSDDGGQSAVTVVDEIRVAGPLAGCPFAVAPLRSSDAARGLLCVAADAFAAGDRALLADAGRRVGRTLTAIERKRLLLSDTGVELSLRTADEGAFLAAASADLGCAFELEGVVPVEDHSLLYFVTARGSAVSDVLERVSAAGPVDDARLVRDYGDDALFEFAVSGESIATVVVERGGTVRGLSAEDGVADVTGVFSRRVDVRRVVEAVEDRFPETRLRSKREIETPVPSAASVRRTARDSLTERQRTVLRAAYLAGYFEWPRGSTAEELAASMDVSSPTLHNHLRKAEQKVLDAVFDDADASDAAGGH, via the coding sequence ATGGCGGGTGACGCCGACTACCTGACGACGGCTCAGTACGAGCGCCTGCGTCGGCGGACCGACACCTACCGCGAGGACCTCGTGGTGGCGCTGGCGGGGCAGGTCGGCCTCCGGCCCTCGGAACTCACCCGCGTCCGGCCCGTCGACCTCCGCGAGTACGGCCGCGGCCGCGACGGCGAGACGCACTTCCTCCTCGACGTGCCCGAGGGCGACGGCGAGTCCCGGACGGCCTACGTCCCGCACGAGGTCGCCCACGACCTCCGGAAGTACGCCAACGCCAACGACGTGGACGCCCGCGAACCCGTCGTCGACGTCTCGGCCCGCCGGGTCCAGATGCTGGTCGCCGACGTCGCCGACCGGACGGACGACCTCCGCGACGTGACGTGTCGCGACCTCCGCCAGCACTTCGCGCACCGACTCCTCCGCGAGGAGTCGGTCGACCCGCGGGTGGTCCGGGCCGTCGGCGGGTGGGCGAGCCTTGAGAGCCTCTCGCCGTACCTCGACGCGCCGACCGCGGACGAAGTCGTCGCCGCCTTCGCCGACGAGTCGCGGAAACCGCGACCGGGCAGTCCGCCCGGCCCGGCCGGCCGCGATTCCAGCCGCCGGCCGTTTCGACCGGTCGACGCGCGGAGCGACGACCGATTCGCGTGCCTGACGTCGCTCGGCGAGGCGCTCGCCGGCGCATCGACGACCGAGGAGGCCGAGGAAGCCGCCTGCGAGCGCCTCGCCGATGTCTACCGCGGCGTCTGGGTCTGCGACGAACGCGGCGAAGTCCGAGCCAGCACCGCACCGCCGGGGACCGACGAGGCCGTTGCGGCCGCGGTCGCAGACGCCGCGAGCGCGGCCGACTGGCCACCGTCGTCCGACGACGGCGGCCAGTCGGCCGTGACCGTGGTGGACGAGATTCGCGTCGCCGGACCGCTAGCTGGCTGTCCGTTCGCCGTCGCGCCGCTCCGGTCGAGCGACGCCGCCCGAGGTCTGCTCTGCGTCGCCGCCGACGCGTTCGCGGCCGGCGACCGGGCGTTGCTCGCCGACGCCGGTCGGCGCGTAGGCCGGACGCTCACGGCCATCGAGCGGAAGCGCCTGCTGCTCTCGGACACCGGCGTGGAACTCTCGCTCCGGACCGCCGACGAGGGCGCGTTCCTCGCGGCCGCCTCGGCCGACCTCGGCTGTGCGTTCGAACTCGAAGGAGTCGTCCCGGTGGAGGACCACTCGCTACTGTACTTCGTGACGGCCCGGGGGTCCGCCGTGAGCGACGTTCTCGAACGAGTGAGCGCCGCCGGTCCGGTCGACGACGCCCGCCTCGTCCGCGACTACGGCGACGACGCGCTGTTCGAGTTCGCCGTCTCGGGCGAGTCGATCGCGACGGTCGTGGTCGAGCGCGGCGGGACGGTCCGCGGGTTGTCGGCCGAGGACGGCGTCGCCGACGTCACCGGCGTCTTCTCCCGGCGCGTCGACGTCCGGCGGGTCGTCGAGGCCGTCGAGGACCGATTCCCCGAAACCCGCCTGCGCTCGAAGCGCGAGATCGAGACGCCGGTTCCGAGCGCGGCCAGCGTCCGGCGGACGGCCCGCGACAGCCTGACCGAGCGCCAGCGGACGGTGCTCCGGGCCGCCTACCTCGCGGGCTACTTCGAGTGGCCCCGCGGGAGCACGGCCGAGGAACTCGCGGCTTCGATGGACGTCTCGTCGCCGACGCTCCACAACCACCTCCGGAAGGCCGAACAGAAGGTGCTCGACGCGGTGTTCGACGACGCCGACGCGTCCGACGCGGCCGGGGGACACTAG
- a CDS encoding acetate--CoA ligase, with protein sequence MGERNEDGRPPEREAVREREWVEPPASFAASANVTAADRDAFREAGWPGCWERAAALLDWERPYDAVYDDEDTIRWFPGGRLNASYNCVDRHVEAGRGEEAAIAWEGQLGENRTLSYRELYEEVNAFAAALRELGVEEGDVVTLYLPMIPELPVAMLACARIGAPHSVVFAGFSADALATRLDGADSEYLVTCDGYYRRGTALDLSHRADNACLSVDHDVEQIVVDRLGDAASGDRRSYGDMVDAHAGAEVDPVDRGATDLLFLIYTSGTTGEPTLVRHATGGYLAHVSWTARAVLDLGPDDTHWCSADVGWITGHSYAVYGPLALGATTVLYEGTPDHPENDRLWRIIERNRVDVFYTSPASIRAFVKWGPEHPERHDLSSLRLLGTVGEPIDETAWHWYRDHVGGGECPVVDTWWQTETGGIVISTLPGVDRMRPGAVGRALPGIEAAVVDATGERVADGEAGRLVLTRPWPGMARSLCEGTDWAERRTPRIDGEWRYDTGDNAVRDEDGYLHLLGRADDVITVSSRRLSTAEIESAVVGVEGVAEAAVVVGSDAAEDSRIHAFVSPESNVAGDEALEAAVRSAVESAIGSVAVPDVVTFAPSLPKTRSGKVVRRYLAAIASGDDLGDTSALQNPEVVGELESLLDE encoded by the coding sequence ATGGGCGAGCGAAACGAGGACGGGCGGCCCCCCGAGCGCGAGGCGGTCCGGGAGCGGGAGTGGGTCGAACCGCCGGCGTCGTTCGCCGCCTCGGCGAACGTCACCGCGGCCGACCGCGACGCGTTCCGCGAGGCGGGTTGGCCGGGATGCTGGGAGCGCGCCGCCGCGCTCCTCGACTGGGAGCGACCCTACGACGCGGTGTACGACGACGAGGACACCATCCGGTGGTTCCCCGGCGGGCGGCTGAACGCCTCGTACAACTGCGTCGACCGGCACGTCGAGGCCGGCCGGGGCGAGGAGGCGGCCATCGCCTGGGAGGGCCAACTCGGCGAGAACCGAACCCTGAGCTACCGAGAACTGTACGAGGAGGTGAACGCGTTCGCGGCGGCCCTGCGGGAACTAGGCGTCGAGGAGGGCGACGTGGTCACGCTCTACCTCCCGATGATTCCCGAACTCCCGGTCGCCATGCTGGCGTGTGCGCGCATCGGCGCGCCTCACAGCGTGGTCTTCGCGGGCTTCTCGGCCGACGCACTCGCCACTCGGCTGGACGGGGCCGACTCGGAGTACCTCGTCACCTGCGACGGCTACTACCGGCGCGGGACCGCCCTCGACCTCTCCCACCGGGCCGACAACGCCTGCCTGTCGGTCGACCACGATGTCGAGCAGATCGTCGTCGACCGACTCGGCGACGCCGCGTCGGGCGACCGGCGCTCCTACGGTGACATGGTCGACGCCCACGCGGGCGCGGAGGTGGACCCGGTCGACCGCGGCGCGACAGACCTGCTGTTTCTCATCTACACCTCGGGGACGACCGGCGAACCGACGCTCGTCCGCCACGCCACCGGCGGCTACCTCGCCCACGTCTCCTGGACCGCCCGCGCGGTGCTCGACCTCGGCCCCGACGACACCCACTGGTGTTCGGCCGACGTGGGCTGGATCACCGGCCACTCCTACGCCGTCTACGGCCCGCTGGCGCTCGGGGCGACCACCGTCCTCTACGAGGGGACGCCAGACCACCCCGAGAACGACCGGCTCTGGCGGATCATCGAACGCAACCGCGTCGACGTCTTCTACACCTCGCCGGCGTCCATCCGGGCGTTCGTCAAGTGGGGACCCGAACACCCAGAGCGCCACGACCTGTCGAGTCTCCGGTTGCTCGGCACCGTCGGCGAGCCGATAGACGAGACCGCGTGGCACTGGTACCGCGACCACGTCGGCGGCGGCGAGTGCCCGGTGGTCGACACGTGGTGGCAGACCGAAACCGGCGGCATCGTCATCTCGACGCTCCCCGGCGTCGACCGGATGCGGCCCGGCGCGGTCGGGCGAGCCCTGCCGGGCATCGAGGCGGCGGTCGTCGACGCGACCGGCGAGCGAGTCGCCGACGGGGAGGCGGGCAGACTCGTCCTCACCCGACCCTGGCCGGGGATGGCCCGGTCGCTGTGCGAGGGGACCGACTGGGCTGAGCGCCGGACCCCGAGAATCGACGGCGAGTGGCGCTACGACACCGGCGACAACGCCGTCCGGGACGAGGACGGCTACCTCCACCTGCTCGGCCGGGCCGACGACGTGATCACCGTCTCCAGCCGTCGGCTCAGTACCGCCGAGATCGAGTCGGCGGTCGTCGGCGTCGAGGGGGTCGCCGAGGCCGCCGTGGTCGTCGGGTCGGACGCCGCCGAGGACTCCCGGATTCACGCGTTCGTCAGCCCCGAGTCGAACGTCGCCGGCGACGAGGCGCTCGAAGCCGCCGTCCGGTCGGCGGTCGAGTCGGCCATCGGTTCCGTCGCGGTGCCCGATGTCGTCACGTTCGCCCCCTCGTTGCCGAAGACCCGGTCGGGGAAGGTCGTCCGGCGGTACCTCGCGGCCATCGCGAGCGGCGACGACCTCGGCGACACGAGCGCGCTCCAGAACCCGGAGGTCGTCGGCGAACTGGAGTCGCTGCTCGACGAGTAG
- the mutS gene encoding DNA mismatch repair protein MutS, whose protein sequence is MTAADGGIVGEFLSLKEETDADYLVMQVGDFYEFFGEDAEEVSEILDLNVSQKSSHGSSYPMAGVPVDKLTPHLKGLVERGYRVAIADQHETEDGHEREITRVVTPGTLLETTDADARYIAAVVRVAPDRYGLAFADVTTGRFLVTDVSGTDAESATARAFTELYRFDPAEVLPGPEVRNDDAFLDGVRERTDAVLSIHRADAFAPGRATHVTREQFGAEALDSVGLDGKDEPAVRAAGALLSYVEETGTAVLSSMTRLRTYAGDDHVELDATTQRNLELAETMHGDPEGSLFATVDHTTTSPGKRLLKEWLQRPRRDPATLRERQDAVAAFANAALAREGVREALSGGYDLERLASKAAHGSADARDLQRVRETLALLPDVADAIAGDPGLSASPLADIVGRPDRERAAELRETLEDALVADPPGTVTEGGLFRRGYDDELDDLIDGHEEAEEWIDTLDAREKRAHGIAHLQVDRNKTDGYYIQVGKSETDKVPDRYDRVKSLKNSERYTTDELAEREREILRLEERRGDLEYELFEELRWEVAASADLLQAVGRALAEVDALASLAVHAVENDWTRPELRESGGLDIEAGRHPVVEQTTEFVPNGVRLTDDRRFLVVTGPNMSGKSTYMRQVALITLLAQVGSFVPAESAAVGLVDGIYTRVGALDELAQGRSTFMVEMQELSNILHSASEDSLVILDEVGRGTATYDGISIAWAATEYLHNEVRARTLFATHYHELTTLADHLDRVANVHVAADESDGDVTFLRTVEEGPTDRSYGIHVADLAGVPAPVVERSRDVLARLRADEAIETKGASGGGTKQVVFDVGSGQMKNVGADGGAVADSAADEREADEARELDRESLGDPDSTAGSGAPDPTAESVLDELGDVELSDTSPIELMNRVQEWQRRLEE, encoded by the coding sequence GTGACGGCCGCCGACGGGGGCATCGTCGGGGAGTTCCTCTCGCTCAAGGAGGAGACCGACGCCGACTACCTCGTGATGCAGGTCGGAGACTTCTACGAGTTCTTCGGCGAGGACGCCGAGGAGGTCTCAGAGATACTGGACCTCAACGTCTCCCAGAAGTCGAGCCACGGGTCGAGCTATCCGATGGCGGGCGTCCCCGTCGACAAGCTCACGCCCCACCTCAAGGGCCTGGTCGAGCGGGGCTACCGGGTCGCCATCGCCGACCAGCACGAAACCGAAGACGGCCACGAGCGCGAGATAACGCGGGTGGTGACCCCAGGCACCCTGCTGGAAACCACCGACGCCGACGCGCGCTACATCGCCGCGGTCGTCCGGGTCGCCCCCGACCGCTACGGCCTGGCGTTCGCCGACGTGACGACCGGTCGGTTCCTCGTGACCGACGTCTCGGGGACCGACGCCGAGAGCGCGACGGCGAGGGCGTTCACGGAACTGTACCGCTTCGACCCTGCCGAAGTCCTGCCCGGCCCGGAGGTCCGCAACGACGACGCGTTCCTCGACGGGGTGCGCGAGCGCACCGACGCCGTCCTCTCGATTCACCGCGCCGACGCCTTCGCGCCCGGTCGGGCGACCCACGTCACGCGCGAGCAGTTCGGCGCGGAGGCCCTCGACAGCGTCGGCCTCGACGGGAAGGACGAACCCGCGGTACGGGCCGCCGGGGCGTTGCTGTCGTACGTCGAGGAAACCGGCACGGCCGTCCTGTCCTCGATGACCCGCCTGCGGACCTACGCGGGCGACGACCACGTGGAACTCGACGCGACCACCCAGCGCAACCTCGAACTCGCCGAGACGATGCACGGCGACCCCGAGGGGTCGCTGTTCGCGACCGTCGACCACACGACGACGAGTCCGGGCAAACGCCTGCTGAAAGAGTGGCTCCAGCGACCCCGCCGGGACCCCGCGACGCTCCGGGAGCGACAGGACGCGGTGGCGGCGTTCGCCAACGCCGCGCTCGCCCGCGAGGGCGTCCGGGAGGCGCTGTCGGGCGGCTACGACCTCGAACGACTGGCGAGCAAGGCGGCCCACGGGAGCGCCGACGCCCGCGACCTCCAGCGCGTCCGCGAGACGCTGGCGCTGCTCCCCGACGTCGCCGACGCCATCGCTGGCGACCCCGGACTATCGGCGTCGCCGCTCGCGGACATCGTCGGGCGTCCCGACCGCGAGCGGGCGGCCGAACTGCGCGAGACGCTGGAGGACGCCCTCGTCGCGGACCCGCCGGGGACCGTCACGGAGGGCGGGTTGTTCCGGCGGGGCTACGACGACGAACTCGACGACCTCATCGACGGCCACGAGGAGGCCGAGGAGTGGATAGACACCCTCGACGCCCGCGAGAAGCGCGCCCACGGCATCGCCCACCTCCAGGTCGACCGCAACAAGACCGACGGCTACTACATCCAGGTCGGCAAATCCGAGACCGACAAGGTGCCCGACCGCTACGACCGGGTCAAGAGCCTGAAGAACTCCGAGCGCTACACCACCGACGAACTCGCCGAGCGCGAGCGCGAGATACTGCGACTGGAGGAGCGCCGGGGCGACCTGGAGTACGAACTGTTCGAGGAGTTGCGCTGGGAGGTCGCCGCGAGCGCCGACCTCCTGCAGGCGGTCGGGCGGGCGCTCGCGGAGGTCGACGCGCTGGCGAGCCTCGCGGTCCACGCCGTCGAGAACGACTGGACCCGCCCCGAGTTGCGTGAGTCGGGCGGCCTCGACATCGAGGCGGGCCGCCACCCCGTCGTCGAGCAGACCACCGAGTTCGTCCCGAACGGCGTGCGCCTGACCGACGACCGGCGGTTCCTCGTCGTCACCGGCCCGAACATGTCGGGCAAGTCGACGTACATGCGCCAGGTCGCCCTGATAACCCTGCTCGCGCAGGTCGGAAGCTTCGTCCCCGCCGAGTCGGCCGCAGTGGGTCTTGTCGACGGCATCTACACCCGGGTCGGCGCGCTCGACGAACTCGCCCAGGGCCGGTCGACGTTCATGGTCGAGATGCAGGAGTTGAGCAACATCCTCCACTCCGCCAGCGAGGACTCGCTCGTGATTCTGGACGAGGTGGGCCGGGGCACCGCGACCTACGACGGCATCTCCATCGCCTGGGCCGCCACCGAGTACCTGCACAACGAAGTCCGCGCCCGGACCCTGTTCGCGACCCACTACCACGAACTCACGACGCTCGCCGACCACCTCGACCGGGTGGCGAACGTCCACGTCGCGGCCGACGAGTCCGACGGCGACGTCACCTTCCTCCGGACCGTCGAGGAGGGACCGACCGACCGCTCGTACGGCATCCACGTCGCCGACCTCGCGGGCGTGCCCGCGCCGGTCGTGGAGCGCTCCCGGGACGTGCTGGCTCGACTCCGGGCCGACGAGGCCATCGAGACGAAGGGCGCGAGCGGCGGCGGGACGAAGCAGGTCGTCTTCGACGTGGGGAGCGGCCAGATGAAGAACGTGGGCGCCGACGGCGGTGCAGTGGCCGACAGCGCGGCGGACGAGCGCGAGGCCGACGAAGCGCGGGAACTCGACCGCGAGAGCCTTGGCGACCCCGACTCGACGGCCGGGTCTGGCGCGCCGGACCCGACCGCCGAGTCGGTGCTGGACGAACTCGGCGACGTGGAACTGAGCGACACCTCGCCCATCGAGTTGATGAACCGCGTCCAGGAATGGCAGCGGCGCCTGGAGGAGTGA
- a CDS encoding heavy-metal-associated domain-containing protein, with translation MARTITVEGMSCGGCEETVENALRDVPGVTDATANNETNSVNVEGDASDEDISAAVEDAGYKAKV, from the coding sequence ATGGCGAGAACCATAACCGTCGAAGGCATGAGCTGCGGTGGCTGCGAGGAAACCGTCGAGAACGCGCTGCGCGACGTGCCCGGCGTGACCGACGCGACGGCGAACAACGAGACGAACTCGGTGAACGTCGAGGGCGACGCCAGCGACGAGGACATCTCCGCGGCCGTCGAGGACGCGGGTTACAAGGCGAAGGTCTGA
- a CDS encoding DUF4396 domain-containing protein: MSIKAALQSVLTNPAYLTAWGVLVAASLAVLVWDLRANNGELKSLMKFVWGFTVLYSGPFGLLGYWYSGRTQIDHDSLWRKGFRSVSHCYSGCGTGEVLGVSIAAGLLAFKTTGTILLTFALAYLLGYALTVGPLLQEGVGLGEALKDALYSETASITVMEIVAISIDVWLAAEATMGEVLFWTSLVFSLTMGLLAAYPVNLLLIRFGVKEGMMNPAKMGTEMGA; this comes from the coding sequence ATGAGCATCAAGGCCGCGCTACAGAGCGTGCTGACGAACCCCGCGTACCTCACCGCGTGGGGTGTGCTGGTCGCGGCGTCGCTCGCGGTCCTTGTCTGGGACCTCCGGGCGAACAACGGCGAGCTGAAGAGCCTCATGAAGTTCGTCTGGGGTTTCACGGTGCTGTACTCCGGGCCGTTCGGCCTGCTGGGGTACTGGTACTCGGGCCGGACCCAGATCGACCACGACTCGCTGTGGCGCAAGGGGTTCCGGTCGGTGAGCCACTGTTACTCGGGATGCGGCACCGGCGAGGTGCTGGGCGTCTCCATCGCGGCCGGCCTGCTCGCGTTCAAGACCACGGGGACCATCCTCCTGACCTTCGCGCTGGCGTACCTCCTCGGCTACGCGCTGACGGTCGGGCCGCTGCTCCAGGAGGGCGTCGGCCTCGGCGAGGCGCTGAAGGACGCCCTCTACTCGGAGACCGCCTCCATCACCGTGATGGAGATCGTCGCTATCAGCATCGACGTCTGGCTGGCGGCCGAGGCGACGATGGGCGAGGTGCTGTTCTGGACCTCGCTGGTCTTCTCGCTGACGATGGGACTGCTCGCGGCCTACCCCGTCAACCTCCTGCTCATCCGCTTCGGCGTCAAGGAGGGAATGATGAACCCCGCGAAGATGGGCACCGAGATGGGCGCCTGA
- a CDS encoding four-helix bundle copper-binding protein, giving the protein MALQELDLSDEQRECMDNCFEAVQACEWCADQCLDEDMDMARCIRLCRDVADLASEHARFMARNSNYSDELAEACAGACEECAEECRRHDADHCQTCAEVVERCAESCRQMMQA; this is encoded by the coding sequence ATGGCACTGCAAGAACTCGACCTCAGCGACGAGCAGCGCGAGTGCATGGACAACTGCTTCGAGGCCGTCCAGGCCTGCGAGTGGTGCGCCGACCAGTGTCTCGACGAGGACATGGACATGGCCCGGTGTATCCGACTCTGCCGGGACGTCGCCGACCTCGCCAGCGAGCACGCTCGATTCATGGCGCGCAACTCCAACTACAGCGACGAACTCGCGGAGGCCTGCGCCGGGGCCTGCGAGGAGTGCGCCGAGGAGTGTCGCCGCCACGACGCCGACCACTGCCAGACCTGCGCCGAGGTCGTCGAGCGGTGCGCCGAGTCCTGCCGCCAGATGATGCAGGCCTAG
- a CDS encoding NOG1 family protein — MIFESLPTTPTSEELIDKAFSRAARAGRAQQGSQAQQSMLQTASNILSDNLGNVATEWPDFREVDPFYYELADAIVDVDELRKSLSEIQWASRKTKEIGRGYQGKLTGDVDFDRKVRKQAFARLADIVEEVEDDLAQVGQARNDLRNLPDIDPDEPTIVVAGYPNVGKSSFVNAVTNARNEIAEYPFTTKGVRVGHFEKDHIRYQIVDTPGLLDRPADERNAIESQAVSALTHLADAIVFVVDASGYCGYPLDAQLELRDSLAEQFADATVLTVCNKADLSEDVEADAYMSVENGEGVDEVLDAAVDATGYEPELPFEDRER; from the coding sequence ATGATTTTCGAATCTCTTCCGACGACGCCGACGTCGGAGGAACTCATCGATAAGGCGTTCTCGCGGGCGGCGCGGGCGGGCCGGGCCCAGCAGGGCTCGCAGGCCCAGCAGTCGATGCTCCAGACCGCCTCCAACATCCTGAGCGACAACCTCGGCAACGTCGCCACCGAGTGGCCCGACTTCCGGGAGGTCGACCCCTTCTACTACGAACTCGCCGACGCCATCGTGGACGTTGACGAACTCCGCAAGAGCCTCTCCGAAATCCAGTGGGCCAGCAGGAAGACCAAGGAGATCGGCCGCGGGTACCAGGGCAAACTCACCGGCGACGTCGACTTCGACCGGAAGGTCCGCAAGCAGGCGTTCGCCCGCCTCGCGGACATCGTCGAGGAGGTCGAAGACGACCTCGCGCAGGTCGGACAGGCCCGAAACGACCTCCGGAACCTCCCGGACATCGACCCTGACGAACCCACCATCGTGGTCGCGGGCTACCCGAACGTCGGCAAGTCGTCGTTCGTCAACGCGGTCACCAACGCCCGCAACGAAATCGCCGAGTACCCCTTCACGACCAAGGGCGTCCGAGTCGGCCACTTCGAGAAGGACCACATCCGCTACCAGATCGTCGACACGCCCGGCCTGCTCGACCGCCCGGCCGACGAGCGCAACGCCATCGAGAGCCAGGCCGTCTCGGCGCTGACCCACCTCGCCGACGCCATCGTCTTCGTCGTCGACGCCTCCGGCTACTGCGGCTACCCCCTCGACGCTCAACTCGAACTCCGAGACTCGCTGGCCGAGCAGTTCGCCGACGCGACGGTGCTCACCGTCTGCAACAAGGCCGACCTCTCGGAAGATGTCGAGGCCGACGCCTACATGAGCGTCGAGAACGGCGAAGGCGTCGACGAGGTGCTTGACGCCGCGGTCGACGCGACCGGGTACGAACCCGAACTCCCCTTCGAAGACCGCGAGCGGTAA
- a CDS encoding DUF389 domain-containing protein has protein sequence MRLVHVLVPDEHRGPVIRALVDRDIEYVVLEDSDEEVLLEFPIPADASGEILGALDDAGLGEDAYTVVGSVETASTPTIEELMNRYAGTYDPLPVPELRSKARDLSRDPMAYVGMVFLSAVIAAAGLLVGSPAVVVGSMVIAPFVGPVLTTSVGLVSGDDEMFRDSLVFQAGGLAVAVLAAGLFGALVRALYVVPPTLEIEAIDLVASRAAPNFLTVAVGAAAGSAAAFGLTTKGPTALIGVMIAAALVPAAAVVGLALVWGRPVVAAGSLVTVTVTFVAINFAVYLTLLALGYSSGGISLPSPDGPVQAATVAAATLVVVAATGGAIYGTYMQVTFERGTNQAIQDVLDEPRYSELGLASVSIGYTGSLVGKGSPTVTVAVRRSADRNYPNLAQALRRRIAAETGRRPTVQVRFVDFQRATGGSSQRAGLSSTTRLEAPPLGTAPFETEAFESARLESTTPDAPPVGSPSRPAASA, from the coding sequence GTGCGCCTCGTTCACGTTCTCGTACCCGACGAGCATCGCGGCCCGGTGATTCGGGCGCTGGTCGACCGCGACATCGAGTACGTCGTCCTCGAAGACAGCGACGAGGAAGTGCTGCTGGAGTTTCCGATTCCGGCCGACGCCTCCGGGGAGATACTCGGCGCACTCGACGATGCCGGCCTCGGCGAAGACGCCTACACGGTCGTCGGGAGCGTCGAAACCGCCTCGACGCCGACCATCGAGGAGCTGATGAACCGGTACGCCGGCACCTACGACCCGCTTCCGGTGCCGGAGCTCCGGTCGAAGGCCCGCGACTTAAGCCGCGACCCGATGGCCTACGTCGGGATGGTGTTCCTGTCGGCGGTCATCGCCGCCGCCGGGTTACTGGTGGGGTCGCCGGCCGTCGTCGTCGGGTCGATGGTCATCGCGCCGTTCGTCGGCCCCGTGCTCACGACGAGCGTCGGCCTCGTCTCCGGCGACGACGAGATGTTCCGCGACAGCCTCGTGTTCCAGGCCGGAGGGCTCGCCGTCGCCGTGCTCGCCGCGGGGCTGTTCGGCGCGCTGGTGAGGGCGCTGTACGTCGTCCCGCCGACGCTCGAAATCGAAGCCATCGACTTGGTCGCCAGTCGGGCCGCGCCGAACTTCCTGACGGTCGCGGTCGGCGCGGCCGCGGGGTCGGCCGCGGCCTTCGGGCTGACGACGAAGGGACCGACCGCGCTCATCGGCGTGATGATCGCCGCGGCGCTGGTGCCCGCGGCGGCGGTCGTCGGCCTCGCGCTGGTCTGGGGGCGCCCGGTCGTCGCGGCCGGGTCGCTGGTCACCGTCACCGTCACCTTCGTCGCCATCAACTTCGCGGTGTACCTCACCCTGCTGGCGCTCGGGTACTCCTCGGGCGGCATCTCGCTGCCGTCGCCCGATGGACCGGTCCAGGCCGCCACGGTGGCGGCGGCGACCCTCGTGGTCGTCGCCGCGACCGGCGGCGCGATATACGGGACGTACATGCAGGTGACGTTCGAGCGCGGCACGAATCAGGCCATCCAGGACGTGCTCGACGAACCGCGGTACTCGGAACTCGGCCTCGCGTCGGTCAGCATCGGCTACACCGGGTCGCTCGTCGGCAAGGGGTCCCCGACCGTCACGGTGGCCGTCCGCCGGAGCGCCGACCGGAACTACCCGAACCTCGCGCAGGCGCTTCGCCGGCGCATCGCCGCCGAAACCGGGCGCCGGCCCACGGTCCAGGTCCGGTTCGTCGACTTCCAGCGGGCGACCGGCGGGAGCTCTCAGCGAGCGGGCCTCTCGTCGACGACCCGCCTCGAAGCACCGCCGCTCGGAACGGCGCCTTTCGAAACGGAAGCGTTCGAATCGGCGCGTCTCGAATCGACGACTCCCGACGCTCCGCCGGTCGGCTCCCCAAGCCGACCGGCCGCGTCGGCGTGA